The following are encoded in a window of Chroococcidiopsis sp. TS-821 genomic DNA:
- a CDS encoding nicotinate-nucleotide adenylyltransferase — MLKIALFGTSADPPTAGHQAIISWLSQHYDWVAVWAADNPFKSHASPLEHRAAMLRLLIEDINPPRHNIGLHQELSSHRTLETVNKAKQHWKDATFTLVIGSDLVHQLQQWYAVEELLQQVQLLVVPRPGYEVAESDLQQLKQLGAKFAIANLTAPDVSSTAYRESGDSEALTPPVEAYIHQQHLYECQHAAKETLPTR, encoded by the coding sequence ATGCTCAAAATTGCCTTATTTGGTACAAGTGCCGATCCTCCTACCGCCGGACATCAAGCGATTATTAGCTGGTTGTCGCAACACTACGATTGGGTAGCAGTTTGGGCAGCAGATAATCCTTTTAAGTCCCATGCTTCACCCTTGGAACATCGCGCCGCTATGCTGCGGCTACTCATTGAAGATATCAATCCGCCGCGACACAATATCGGTTTACATCAAGAATTGAGCAGTCATCGCACGCTAGAAACCGTTAACAAAGCAAAACAACACTGGAAGGATGCAACGTTTACACTCGTTATTGGTTCAGACTTGGTGCATCAACTACAACAATGGTACGCCGTTGAAGAATTGTTGCAACAAGTGCAGCTATTAGTCGTACCGCGACCAGGATATGAAGTAGCAGAAAGTGACCTACAACAGCTAAAACAGTTGGGTGCGAAGTTTGCGATCGCAAACCTAACTGCACCAGACGTGTCCTCAACCGCGTATCGTGAAAGTGGAGATTCTGAAGCGTTAACACCTCCTGTAGAAGCATATATTCATCAACAGCATTTGTACGAATGCCAACACGCAGCCAAAGAAACATTGCCGACGCGGTAA
- a CDS encoding NUDIX domain-containing protein, with product MPTRSQRNIADAVKPQPLADFKVGVDNAIFSVDTAQNRLLVLLVMRQQQPFLGQWSLPGTLVRQGESLEDAAYRILAEKIRVKNLYLEQLYTFGGPERDPREETHGVRYLSVSYFALVRYEDAELIADGVSGIAWYPVKQVPQLAFDHNEILAYGHRRLKNKLEYSPVAFDVLPEVFTLNDLYQLYTTVLGEFSDYSNFRARLLKLGFLCDTGLKVSRGAGRPASLYRFNATAFAPFKDKPLVFI from the coding sequence ATGCCAACACGCAGCCAAAGAAACATTGCCGACGCGGTAAAGCCACAGCCTTTAGCAGATTTCAAGGTCGGGGTAGACAACGCGATTTTTTCAGTTGATACCGCCCAAAATCGGCTTTTAGTCCTCCTTGTGATGCGACAACAACAACCTTTTTTAGGTCAATGGAGTTTACCTGGAACTTTAGTACGCCAGGGCGAATCGCTTGAAGATGCTGCCTATCGGATTTTGGCAGAGAAAATTCGTGTCAAAAATTTATATTTAGAGCAATTGTACACATTCGGCGGACCAGAACGCGACCCGCGCGAAGAAACCCACGGAGTGCGCTATCTTTCTGTTAGTTACTTTGCACTAGTGCGATACGAAGATGCCGAACTGATCGCCGATGGTGTTAGCGGTATTGCTTGGTATCCGGTAAAACAAGTACCGCAACTCGCGTTTGACCACAACGAAATTTTAGCTTACGGACACCGCCGACTCAAAAATAAACTTGAATACAGCCCTGTAGCGTTTGATGTCTTACCCGAAGTTTTTACACTCAACGATCTCTATCAGCTTTATACAACAGTTTTAGGCGAATTCTCCGATTATTCTAACTTCCGCGCCCGACTTCTCAAGCTCGGTTTTTTGTGCGATACAGGTTTAAAAGTCTCGCGCGGTGCCGGACGTCCCGCCAGTTTGTACCGCTTTAATGCTACCGCCTTTGCTCCCTTTAAAGATAAACCTTTAGTATTTATTTAG
- a CDS encoding nicotinate phosphoribosyltransferase: MAPSLDWVSTQELTLTSEDYSLLTDLYQLTMAACYTGEGLEQKWASFELFTRRLPDDFGYLIAMGLAQALEYLENLHFTPTQISALKATNIFTHAPESFWTLLESGHFTGDVWAVPEGTAIFANEPLLRVEAPLWQAQLVETYLLNTLNFQTLVATRAARIRDIAGPSATLLEFGTRRAFSPQSSLWAARAALAAGLDSTSNVLAALHLGSQPSGTMAHSLVMAIAAMEGTEDQAFTAFHRYFPGAPLLIDTYDTVAAAQRLAKKVQAGEMQLAGVRLDSGDLATLSQQVRSLLPGVKIFASGDLDEWEIARLKANKAEIDGYGLGTRLVTGTPVNGVYKIVEIEGIPVMKQSSGKATYPGRKQVFRRYAGNRVIKDALGLMTETDAQPLLQLVMQQGKRLQPPETLAQIRDRTTRSVASLPDTVRRLDNPISLPVEISPALQQLTEKTRLAKTTVTA; the protein is encoded by the coding sequence ATGGCACCTTCCCTCGATTGGGTATCAACGCAGGAACTGACACTTACTTCAGAAGATTATAGTCTGCTGACAGACCTTTATCAGCTGACAATGGCGGCTTGCTATACGGGTGAAGGGTTAGAGCAAAAATGGGCGAGTTTTGAACTATTTACGCGCCGCCTACCAGACGATTTTGGTTACTTAATCGCAATGGGATTAGCCCAAGCATTAGAGTATCTCGAAAATTTGCATTTTACGCCAACGCAGATATCAGCTTTAAAAGCAACGAACATTTTTACCCACGCGCCAGAAAGCTTTTGGACGCTGCTAGAATCAGGACACTTTACTGGCGATGTGTGGGCAGTACCTGAAGGAACCGCCATTTTTGCCAATGAACCACTTTTACGAGTCGAAGCCCCTTTGTGGCAAGCGCAGCTAGTAGAAACCTATTTACTTAATACACTCAATTTTCAAACATTAGTCGCCACCCGCGCCGCACGCATCCGCGATATCGCTGGACCGTCCGCAACACTTTTAGAATTTGGGACGCGACGCGCTTTTAGTCCGCAATCTTCACTCTGGGCAGCGCGTGCAGCACTAGCCGCTGGTTTAGATTCTACCTCGAATGTGCTAGCCGCATTGCACCTGGGAAGTCAGCCGAGTGGGACAATGGCGCATTCTTTGGTGATGGCGATCGCCGCGATGGAAGGTACAGAAGACCAAGCGTTTACTGCATTTCACCGTTATTTTCCAGGCGCACCGTTACTAATTGACACCTACGACACCGTAGCAGCAGCACAACGTTTAGCCAAAAAAGTGCAAGCAGGAGAAATGCAACTTGCAGGAGTGCGATTAGATTCGGGAGACTTAGCCACGCTGTCGCAACAAGTGCGATCGCTTTTGCCAGGAGTCAAGATTTTTGCTAGTGGCGATCTCGACGAGTGGGAAATTGCCCGACTCAAAGCAAATAAGGCAGAAATTGATGGCTATGGCTTGGGAACGCGCCTCGTTACAGGGACGCCTGTCAACGGTGTCTACAAGATCGTAGAAATTGAAGGCATTCCAGTGATGAAACAATCGAGTGGGAAAGCAACGTATCCAGGACGCAAACAAGTTTTTCGAAGGTATGCGGGAAATAGAGTTATCAAAGACGCTTTAGGTTTGATGACAGAAACAGACGCGCAACCATTATTACAACTTGTCATGCAGCAAGGCAAACGCCTACAACCGCCAGAGACACTCGCCCAAATTCGCGATCGCACGACTCGTTCAGTTGCGAGTCTACCCGACACCGTCCGGCGACTAGATAACCCGATATCTTTACCTGTAGAAATATCACCCGCCTTGCAGCAGTTAACTGAGAAAACGCGACTAGCTAAAACCACCGTAACCGCATAG
- a CDS encoding aminotransferase class IV — protein sequence MTYIYYLNGKYVAADEACLPINDLAIVRGYGVFDFLRTYNGVPFKLREHVQRLQKSAELIGLNLPWSTPEIEAIAQETFNRNHLPDANIRIIATGGIATDFITPAGEPSLIVIVTPVTEYPEAYYKQGVKVITVQTQRFIPGAKSLNYISAIMALQQAKQENAVEALYVNQHRVLEGTTTNLFVFQDNKLITPKDNILYGITREVVLELAKNKFEIVEQPISYSDLNRCDEAFITATNKEIMPVIQIDDLQISNGKPGENTQYLMHLFHNYTKLGSWS from the coding sequence ATGACATATATCTATTATCTGAATGGGAAATATGTTGCTGCTGATGAAGCTTGTTTACCAATCAACGATTTGGCAATCGTCCGAGGATACGGCGTATTTGATTTTTTGCGGACATACAACGGAGTTCCATTCAAACTCCGCGAACACGTACAAAGACTGCAAAAATCAGCAGAATTAATCGGTTTAAATTTACCGTGGTCAACGCCAGAAATCGAGGCAATCGCGCAAGAGACATTCAACCGCAATCATCTTCCAGACGCAAACATTCGCATCATCGCTACAGGAGGTATTGCCACCGATTTCATCACTCCTGCTGGCGAACCCAGCTTAATTGTAATTGTGACTCCGGTAACTGAATATCCTGAAGCCTATTACAAACAAGGCGTCAAAGTTATTACAGTCCAAACGCAGCGATTCATACCAGGAGCAAAAAGCCTCAATTATATCTCTGCAATCATGGCATTACAACAAGCCAAACAAGAGAATGCAGTTGAAGCACTATACGTAAATCAGCATCGCGTCCTAGAAGGAACAACAACAAACTTATTCGTATTTCAAGACAATAAACTCATTACCCCAAAAGACAACATCCTTTACGGTATTACCAGAGAAGTTGTTTTAGAACTCGCCAAAAACAAGTTTGAGATCGTCGAACAGCCAATTAGCTACAGCGACTTAAATCGTTGTGACGAAGCATTCATCACCGCCACCAACAAAGAGATTATGCCAGTCATACAAATCGACGATCTCCAAATTTCCAACGGCAAACCAGGAGAAAACACCCAATACCTTATGCATCTGTTTCACAACTACACAAAATTGGGTAGTTGGTCATAG
- a CDS encoding DUF1802 family protein, giving the protein MQLNTCHALKEWAVAVAALEQAKTIMLLRKGGIHEQGGRFRVACDQVLLYPTYEHQQPGLLKPEYANAVTPVASGWHPETVRIGSWAEITDILPVSDPQVVEALLPFHIWNDKFISDRLKWKSRQPLYILLLRTYSLPQVHHIPYRAEYGGCKSWIDLAQTISLENSQPVLSDAAYAQIVAEVRYKIGHVLQGVSDE; this is encoded by the coding sequence ATGCAATTAAACACTTGCCATGCCCTCAAAGAATGGGCGGTAGCAGTTGCAGCGCTAGAACAAGCGAAAACAATTATGCTGCTACGCAAAGGTGGAATTCACGAACAAGGCGGGCGCTTTCGCGTTGCTTGCGACCAAGTTTTGCTTTATCCTACTTACGAGCATCAGCAACCTGGGTTGTTGAAACCGGAATATGCTAATGCTGTCACTCCTGTTGCTTCTGGTTGGCATCCGGAAACTGTGCGTATTGGCAGTTGGGCAGAAATTACGGATATTTTACCTGTGAGCGATCCGCAAGTAGTAGAAGCGTTGTTGCCATTTCATATCTGGAACGACAAGTTTATCAGCGATCGCTTGAAATGGAAATCGCGTCAGCCGCTTTATATTTTGCTGTTACGAACTTACTCTCTTCCCCAAGTGCATCACATTCCTTATCGTGCAGAATACGGTGGTTGTAAGTCTTGGATTGATTTAGCACAAACAATTTCTCTAGAAAACTCCCAACCCGTATTATCCGACGCTGCGTATGCTCAAATCGTGGCAGAAGTTCGCTATAAGATTGGTCATGTCTTACAGGGAGTAAGTGATGAGTGA
- the ggt gene encoding gamma-glutamyltransferase, with product MPVTSKYKPFTLVAISLCSIAPEKAAIAAFVQPLRTKQAMVVSAHPLASEAGLEILRQGGNAVDAAVATTFTISVVEPFSAGIGGGGFLLLHQPGKEIKALDFRERAPLKATRNMYLDAQGKVRPNASIDGYLSVAVPGTVAGMYEVHRQYGKLPWATLIAPAIRYARDGFVVSQRYTNAAESRQQVILANPAARQIFTRNGEMYQPGEKLVQRDLAKTLQSVAQNPQSFYTGNIARAIASDMAKNGGLITLTDLKIYQPIWRTPVCGDFRNYRVCSMPPPSSGGVHLLQMLNIIGNTDLKSLGWRNPDALHLMVEAMRIAYADRSEHLGDPDFVKVPVQQLISRDYALQRRQEIRMDSVRRSSEVKPVDRQTLLRYIKGNESSDTSHLTVIDPQRNAVSLTFTINYGFGSGVVTPGTGILLNDEMDDFAAALGVPNAYGLVGKEANAIAPRKTPLSSMTPTIVTENNRLRMAVGAPGGSTIITTVLQTILNVLEYGMDAGSAVAAPRIHHQWLPDELRVEPFGLDYATIAELCRRGHKIEERSPWGNANAIVVTSDNMLEGAADPRGEGSPKGF from the coding sequence ATGCCCGTCACCTCCAAATACAAGCCCTTCACGCTTGTCGCAATTTCCCTATGCTCGATCGCACCTGAAAAAGCAGCGATCGCAGCTTTTGTCCAACCACTGCGCACCAAACAAGCGATGGTTGTTTCCGCACATCCGTTAGCCAGCGAAGCGGGATTAGAAATCTTACGTCAAGGTGGTAATGCCGTCGATGCAGCTGTCGCGACAACCTTTACGATTTCTGTCGTCGAACCCTTTTCTGCGGGAATTGGTGGCGGTGGTTTTCTGTTACTCCACCAGCCAGGGAAAGAAATAAAGGCATTAGATTTTCGCGAACGCGCACCATTAAAAGCAACGCGAAATATGTATTTAGACGCGCAAGGTAAAGTACGTCCAAACGCCAGTATAGACGGTTACTTATCTGTTGCAGTTCCAGGAACCGTAGCCGGAATGTACGAAGTGCATCGCCAATACGGAAAATTACCTTGGGCGACATTAATTGCACCCGCGATTCGCTACGCGCGCGATGGCTTTGTGGTGTCGCAAAGATATACGAATGCTGCCGAAAGTCGTCAACAAGTAATTTTAGCAAATCCCGCTGCGCGACAAATATTTACACGCAACGGCGAAATGTACCAGCCAGGCGAGAAATTAGTACAGCGCGATTTAGCAAAAACATTACAGTCAGTCGCCCAAAATCCGCAAAGCTTTTATACCGGAAATATTGCCCGCGCGATCGCCTCCGATATGGCAAAAAACGGTGGTTTAATTACCCTCACAGACCTCAAAATCTATCAACCGATTTGGCGTACTCCCGTTTGTGGCGATTTCCGCAACTACCGCGTGTGTTCGATGCCGCCGCCGTCTTCGGGAGGCGTACACTTGTTGCAGATGTTGAATATCATCGGCAATACTGATTTAAAATCACTAGGATGGCGCAATCCTGACGCACTGCATCTGATGGTAGAAGCGATGCGAATTGCGTATGCAGATCGATCTGAACATCTCGGCGATCCTGATTTTGTCAAAGTTCCCGTGCAACAACTCATTAGTCGCGACTATGCCTTGCAAAGACGTCAAGAAATTCGCATGGATAGCGTACGACGTTCGAGTGAAGTCAAACCTGTAGACCGCCAAACGCTCTTGCGCTACATTAAAGGCAACGAATCATCAGATACCAGTCATTTAACCGTCATCGATCCGCAGCGTAACGCGGTGAGTCTCACGTTTACGATTAATTACGGCTTCGGTTCTGGCGTCGTAACGCCAGGCACAGGAATTCTCCTCAACGACGAAATGGACGACTTTGCGGCTGCACTAGGGGTTCCCAATGCTTACGGGCTAGTTGGCAAAGAGGCAAATGCGATCGCCCCGCGTAAAACTCCTTTATCAAGTATGACACCCACAATTGTCACCGAAAACAATCGCTTGCGCATGGCAGTCGGCGCACCTGGCGGTAGTACGATCATCACTACAGTCTTGCAAACAATCCTCAACGTTTTAGAATACGGCATGGATGCCGGATCTGCGGTAGCTGCACCTCGAATTCATCACCAATGGCTACCCGACGAATTACGGGTCGAACCTTTTGGCTTAGACTACGCCACGATCGCTGAATTGTGTCGTCGCGGGCATAAAATTGAAGAGCGATCGCCGTGGGGAAATGCAAATGCGATCGTCGTCACTTCTGATAACATGCTAGAAGGTGCTGCCGATCCGCGTGGAGAAGGTTCACCAAAGGGATTTTGA